A portion of the Fulvia fulva chromosome 1, complete sequence genome contains these proteins:
- a CDS encoding Heterokaryon incompatibility protein 6, OR allele — translation MPELFRYDQPQEEATMRLLHIYPGQQNDDLEGDLMHLPLHATGSFEALSYTWGTRSIEQSIYVAGKRISITPNCAGAIRSLRHRNRVRVLWIDAICINQNDSHERAEQVGMMVEIYARAERTVVYLGAGDNTVHVLRNKAQINPGSGIGSQLGQHDQIEDAKARLLARDWFHRRWIIQEVLLSRDIIVQVGSHEFTWAELEILDTGKEIEVTQLAKKYLHPCSLSTTQAPNGQDWDPKAKAAWEEMFEQGEVVSMAKQRESTANLQRANKYRSPHTGFLMPPQLFDVLCNTSDFGCKEHRDRVFSIMSLFATKSDILLDHTCNEQDIYDSLTRELIALGDTRFLWLEDRTTWRPRWQTALSTLSTFVREKGRAAAQNSSATDIGRLQKELQLERRIGIHSCPSKIIWTAQGIRLGRISNISTQPFEHRHIIPGDLSTGDPHHQCWTSILKSLALKPFPH, via the coding sequence ATGCCGGAATTGTTCCGATACGACCAACCGCAGGAGGAAGCAACCATGCGACTACTTCACATCTACCCAGGTCAACAGAACGATGATCTCGAAGGAGACCTCATGCATCTGCCTTTACACGCGACTGGATCATTCGAAGCACTGTCGTACACATGGGGCACAAGAAGCATCGAGCAGTCCATTTACGTCGCCGGCAAACGCATATCGATAACTCCGAACTGTGCAGGTGCGATTCGCAGCCTTCGCCACCGCAATCGCGTACGAGTGCTGTGGATTGATGCGATATGCATCAATCAGAATGACAGTCATGAAAGAGCCGAGCAGGTCGGTATGATGGTTGAGATTTATGCTCGTGCTGAGAGGACTGTTGTCTACCTCGGAGCCGGGGATAACACCGTTCACGTCCTTAGGAACAAGGCCCAGATCAACCCTGGAAGTGGCATTGGATCGCAACTGGGTCAGCATGATCAGATCGAAGACGCAAAGGCTCGTTTATTGGCGCGAGATTGGTTTCATAGAAGATGGATCATACAAGAGGTGCTTTTATCTAGAGACATTATTGTGCAAGTGGGATCACATGAGTTCACTTGGGCGGAGCTGGAGATATTGGATACTGGTAAGGAGATCGAGGTGACTCAACTTGCAAAGAAGTATCTTCACCCTTGCAGTTTGTCTACGACACAGGCACCGAACGGACAAGACTGGGATCCGAAGGCCAAGGCAGCATGGGAAGAGATGTTCGAGCAAGGCGAGGTTGTCAGCATGGCTAAGCAGCGTGAGAGCACTGCAAATCTGCAAAGAGCCAACAAGTATCGCTCACCGCATACGGGTTTCCTGATGCCGCCACAGTTGTTCGATGTGCTCTGCAATACAAGTGACTTTGGGTGCAAGGAACACCGAGATCGTGTCTTCTCCATCATGTCGCTATTCGCGACAAAGTCTGACATCCTACTGGATCATACTTGCAACGAGCAGGATATATACGACAGCTTGACGCGAGAGCTCATCGCGTTGGGTGACACACGCTTCTTGTGGCTCGAAGATCGAACAACCTGGCGACCAAGATGGCAAACAGCACTTTCCACCCTATCAACATTCGTCCGCGAAAAAGGCCGTGCAGCAGCGCAGAACAGCTCAGCAACAGATATAGGTCGTCTGCAAAAAGAGCTCCAACTAGAGCGTCGCATCGGCATCCATTCCTGCCCTTCCAAGATCATCTGGACAGCGCAAGGTATCCGCCTAGGTCGTATCTCAAACATTTCCACCCAGCCTTTCGAACACCGCCATATCATCCCAGGTGACTTGTCAACAGGTGACCCTCATCACCAATGCTGGACCTCAATCCTTAAAAGCCTCGCCCTCAAACCCTTCCCACACTAA